Within Bacteroidota bacterium, the genomic segment TGGTTTTTCTTCATGCCTTATTTTGTTTGCTATTTATAACAAAAATTAAATTCACACCATTTTAAATAAAATTTAGTCTTTAGAAAATATATCTCCTAAGCACATTTTATAATATTTATTAATATTAATATATAACATTATGCTTTATTATTTTCTATACCCTAACTATCCCCAATCAGTAAGATTGAAACAACTTTGTTCTCAAAAAAACAAAGTACAATTATCCTATTTCCTAAAAAAATATCTTCCAGACAAGCTTTAATTTTTTTTAATTTTTAAATATAGTCCTGCCAACCTTTATCGCCGTATCCTATGACAAATAATTTACAGGCTGGCAAAGACAATAAGAGAAATTTTTTCCTTAAAATCTGAGCAAAATCAGCATTTATCTATTTGTTTTTCAATCGATAAGCAAATTTCATTAAAATAAGCAAATGAATTTCCCATAAAGTTTAATTAACATTTAATTTAATGTTATGAAAATACGTACTCCATTAAAATTAAGTTTCGTGCTGGGATTTTGCGGAGTCATGACGGGATTGCAGGCACAGGAATCTGTAAACTCAAATGGGGGGGATGCCTCCGGCAACGGGGGATCCGTTAGTTTTTCCATTGGTCAGATTGTTTATACTACCCATACGGGTATAAACGGTTCGGAACTGCAAGGAGTAATTCAGCCCTATGAAATCTCAGTGGTAACGGCTGTCAAGGAAATTAACGAAAATACTTTCGATTTTAACCTTGATTGCTTTGTTTATCCCAATCCAACTTCAAACAAGTTAACCCTGAAAATTGAAGGAAATGAGTTGAACCACCTTTACTATAAGATCTTTGATATTAGTGGGAAACTCATTGAAAACAAAAAAATTGAAGACAATGTAACCCTGATTTTCATGGATAACCTTCTTCCTTCTACTTACCTTCTAAAGATTTTCCAAAACAAAAATGAGGTTAAGACTTTTAAAATCATAAAAAACTAATAACACTATGAAAAAAACAATTCTGACCCTTACAATGTTGATTATAGCGACAATTGTATTAGCACAAACCCCCAGGAAAATGAGTTATCAGGCAGTTATAAGAGATACTGATAACAAACTGATTATTAACAAAAGCATCGGCATGCGCATCAGCATTTTGCAGGGATCGGCAACCGGGACTGAAATTTTTAAGGAATTGTATAATCCCAATCCTCATTCCAATGCGAATGGCCTGGTGACCATAGAAATTGGAGGAGGGGTAGCGGTTACTGGTAACTTTGAAACCATAGATTGGACAAACGGGCTATACTTTATTAAAACAGAAATTGATCCTTTAGGAGGCACAAATTATACAATTTCAGGTACAAGCCAGTTGCTTAGTGTACCTTTCGCCATACACTCCCAAACTGCGGAAAAAATAACCGGTACATTGGCAGAAACAGATCCTGTATTTAAATCTTCTGCAGCCAATTCCATTAAGCAATCTGATATACTCAACTGGAACAACAAACTTGGCAGTTCAGACGAAGCCGACCCATTTTTCACAAAGTCTGTAGCTCACAGCATTACAGGTATTGA encodes:
- a CDS encoding T9SS type A sorting domain-containing protein; its protein translation is MKIRTPLKLSFVLGFCGVMTGLQAQESVNSNGGDASGNGGSVSFSIGQIVYTTHTGINGSELQGVIQPYEISVVTAVKEINENTFDFNLDCFVYPNPTSNKLTLKIEGNELNHLYYKIFDISGKLIENKKIEDNVTLIFMDNLLPSTYLLKIFQNKNEVKTFKIIKN